From one uncultured Paludibacter sp. genomic stretch:
- a CDS encoding Alpha-mannosidase translates to MKKTVLLLSCIISISVLAQPLQTREPYNIEKDRVLYTVGYAHLDTEWNWDYPETINEYIKNTMLENFHLFEKYPDYVFNFTGSRRYNMMKEYYPELFKKVQFYVKQGRWNVSGSSVDEGEVNISSSESLVRQILYGNQFFRKEFGKESVDYMLPDCFGFLSNLPTVFNHCGLLGFSTQKLTWRSAAGIPFNVGVWNGPDDKGIVAALNATNYTGKVEHRLDTVSKWVKRLDDDKQKTGYAFDYRYYGVGDVGGAPREGDVKNAIGSLRHSDSNFKVILSSSDQMYKDITPEIRKNLPAYKGELLLIEHSAGSMTSQAFMKRINRKNELLAQAAEQVSVGADLFGEKYPSRKINAGWDLVLGSQFHDILPGTSIPKAYEYAWNDEFIAANNFSEVLKDGVKTISSQLNTQTKGKSLVVYNPVAKEREDVVTAELEFEKIPSAIAVYSKENKPLSTQILSTSGNKVKFIFLAKLPSAGFSVFDVREENVASKGNLSITNNSMENEYYRVKVAENGDITSVFDKKLSKELLSAPARLEFQKEHPAQWPAWNMDWKDRQKPPMGFMNEDASVSVVENGPVRVTLQVKRKGFNSEIVQYYSLSAGEAGKRFEVKNRIDWQTLEASLKAAFPFTASNENATYNLGVGTISRGNNTEKHFEVPSKEWFDLTDKSGKFGISVLEDCKYGSDKPNDNTLRLTLLYTPDADCFGDWMMHQKTQDWGIHDVTYAIYSHKGDWAKAETPWQAKFLNQPLLAFESSKHEGDLGQSYSMVSVNNPQVGLMAFKKAEDGDLYVIRVNELSGKDLKNVKVKLPTTIEQAYEVNGQEKKIGAAKITGNELTFDLSHYTIKSFAVKLSSKISENKTEQTVVTLPYNNDEISFDDNRSDVTNGYSIPAELLPDVITSEGIDFKMGNKTDGENNSIVCKGQTVSLPEGNYTKLYLLAYAGGDVSADFIVGDKTSTLNIQNWTGYVGQFYNRILSRDKKKVEEMMEPYSKPANIAWFASHCHNPYPMKNEAYMYCYLYKYELDIPAGAKTITLPKNDKITLFAMTVANPSASNVKELQPLYDTFADRPKFALRNGK, encoded by the coding sequence ATGAAAAAAACAGTTTTATTACTTTCCTGTATTATTTCTATTTCAGTTTTAGCTCAACCGCTTCAAACAAGAGAGCCGTACAACATTGAAAAAGACAGAGTGCTTTACACCGTTGGGTATGCGCATTTGGATACCGAATGGAATTGGGATTATCCTGAAACCATAAATGAATATATTAAAAACACGATGTTGGAAAATTTCCATCTTTTTGAAAAATATCCCGACTATGTTTTTAATTTTACCGGCTCGCGCAGATACAATATGATGAAGGAATATTATCCTGAATTATTCAAGAAAGTGCAGTTTTACGTAAAACAAGGGCGGTGGAATGTTTCAGGTTCTTCCGTTGACGAAGGTGAAGTGAATATTTCTTCTTCAGAATCACTTGTACGACAGATTTTATATGGTAATCAATTTTTCCGAAAAGAATTCGGAAAAGAAAGTGTTGATTATATGCTTCCGGATTGTTTCGGATTTTTAAGCAATCTGCCTACCGTTTTCAATCATTGCGGCTTGCTTGGATTTTCTACACAAAAACTTACATGGCGTTCTGCTGCGGGAATTCCTTTTAATGTCGGCGTTTGGAACGGACCGGACGATAAAGGAATTGTAGCGGCTCTAAATGCTACAAATTACACCGGCAAAGTTGAACACAGATTAGATACCGTTTCTAAATGGGTAAAAAGATTGGACGATGATAAACAAAAAACGGGTTATGCTTTCGATTACAGATATTACGGAGTGGGTGATGTAGGCGGAGCGCCTCGCGAAGGAGATGTGAAAAATGCTATTGGAAGTTTAAGACATTCCGATTCAAATTTCAAAGTAATTTTGTCATCTTCTGATCAAATGTATAAAGATATTACGCCTGAAATTCGCAAAAATCTCCCCGCTTATAAAGGAGAACTGCTTTTGATAGAACACAGCGCAGGTTCAATGACTTCGCAAGCATTTATGAAGCGGATAAATCGTAAAAATGAATTGTTGGCGCAAGCTGCTGAGCAAGTTTCAGTTGGCGCCGATTTGTTTGGAGAAAAATACCCTTCCAGAAAAATAAATGCGGGCTGGGATTTGGTGTTAGGAAGTCAATTCCACGATATTTTGCCCGGAACTTCCATTCCTAAAGCATACGAATATGCTTGGAACGATGAATTTATTGCGGCAAATAATTTTTCGGAAGTATTGAAAGACGGTGTAAAAACCATTTCATCTCAATTAAATACACAAACCAAAGGAAAATCGCTCGTTGTTTATAATCCTGTAGCAAAAGAAAGGGAAGATGTTGTAACCGCCGAATTGGAATTTGAAAAAATTCCGTCTGCCATTGCGGTTTACAGTAAAGAAAACAAACCGCTTTCCACTCAAATTTTGTCAACATCAGGTAATAAAGTGAAATTTATTTTCTTGGCAAAACTTCCTTCCGCGGGATTTTCAGTATTTGATGTACGAGAGGAAAATGTTGCATCCAAAGGAAATCTTTCCATTACAAATAATTCGATGGAAAATGAATATTACCGGGTGAAAGTGGCTGAAAATGGCGATATTACAAGTGTTTTCGATAAAAAATTATCTAAAGAATTACTTTCTGCACCGGCGCGTCTCGAATTTCAGAAAGAACATCCTGCACAATGGCCAGCTTGGAATATGGATTGGAAAGACCGCCAAAAACCTCCGATGGGATTTATGAATGAAGACGCAAGCGTTTCTGTGGTTGAAAATGGTCCCGTGCGGGTTACGTTGCAAGTAAAAAGAAAAGGATTTAACTCGGAAATAGTTCAATACTACAGTCTTTCGGCAGGCGAAGCCGGAAAACGTTTTGAAGTGAAAAATCGTATTGATTGGCAAACATTGGAAGCGAGCTTAAAAGCGGCATTTCCTTTCACTGCGTCCAACGAAAATGCAACTTATAATTTAGGTGTTGGAACTATCAGCAGAGGAAACAATACCGAGAAACACTTTGAAGTTCCATCCAAAGAATGGTTTGATTTGACTGACAAATCAGGCAAATTTGGCATTTCCGTGTTGGAAGATTGCAAATACGGTTCCGATAAACCCAATGATAATACGTTGCGTTTGACGCTTTTATATACTCCGGATGCCGATTGTTTTGGCGATTGGATGATGCACCAAAAAACGCAGGATTGGGGAATTCACGATGTAACGTATGCCATTTACAGTCACAAAGGAGATTGGGCGAAAGCGGAAACTCCCTGGCAGGCAAAATTCTTAAATCAACCGTTACTTGCATTTGAATCTTCAAAACACGAAGGAGATTTAGGACAAAGTTATTCTATGGTTTCGGTGAATAATCCTCAAGTGGGATTGATGGCGTTCAAAAAAGCGGAAGACGGTGATTTATACGTTATTCGTGTAAATGAGTTATCGGGGAAAGACTTGAAAAATGTAAAAGTAAAACTCCCGACGACTATTGAACAAGCTTATGAAGTGAATGGTCAGGAAAAGAAAATCGGCGCAGCGAAAATTACCGGAAATGAATTGACTTTTGATTTAAGTCATTACACCATTAAAAGCTTTGCGGTGAAATTAAGTTCAAAAATCTCTGAAAATAAAACAGAGCAAACCGTTGTAACACTACCGTACAATAACGATGAAATTAGTTTTGACGACAACAGGAGCGACGTTACAAACGGATATTCTATTCCTGCGGAGTTACTTCCCGATGTAATAACCAGCGAAGGAATTGATTTCAAAATGGGGAACAAAACAGATGGAGAAAATAATTCTATCGTTTGTAAAGGACAAACCGTTTCGTTGCCCGAAGGAAATTACACCAAACTTTATCTGTTAGCTTATGCAGGAGGAGATGTTTCTGCTGATTTTATTGTTGGAGATAAAACTTCCACGTTGAACATACAAAATTGGACGGGTTATGTCGGTCAGTTTTACAATCGGATTTTAAGCCGCGATAAGAAAAAAGTGGAGGAAATGATGGAACCGTATTCAAAACCGGCGAATATCGCGTGGTTTGCATCGCATTGTCATAATCCATATCCGATGAAGAACGAAGCGTATATGTATTGTTATCTTTACAAATATGAATTGGATATTCCGGCAGGAGCAAAAACAATTACTTTGCCCAAAAATGATAAAATAACTCTATTTGCAATGACGGTCGCAAATCCGTCGGCAAGTAATGTAAAAGAGTTGCAACCTCTTTACGATACGTTTGCAGATCGTCCTAAATTTGCTTTACGAAACGGGAAATAG
- a CDS encoding membrane hypothetical protein (Evidence 5 : Unknown function): protein MNFWGTKLFILSLLAFLVSLLFFVGEIMTRNCLFNLNYSLLSLSIGLFLLSYRRYGLKKEILPFAKSPIINKIIFPVFIVIDLFLIFGYFFVEKISLFQDIEVVKRWFGIYAIIVLLWIATLFLLKKQFKLW, encoded by the coding sequence ATGAATTTTTGGGGCACAAAACTTTTTATTCTATCATTATTGGCTTTTTTAGTTTCTTTACTATTTTTTGTTGGAGAAATTATGACAAGAAATTGTTTATTTAACCTAAATTATTCTTTACTATCACTATCAATAGGTTTATTTTTATTGTCGTATAGAAGATATGGATTAAAAAAAGAAATTCTGCCATTTGCGAAATCTCCAATAATTAATAAAATTATTTTTCCGGTATTTATCGTTATTGATTTATTCTTAATTTTTGGTTATTTTTTTGTTGAAAAGATAAGTTTATTTCAAGATATAGAAGTTGTAAAAAGATGGTTTGGTATATATGCTATCATTGTTTTATTATGGATTGCTACATTGTTTTTATTAAAAAAACAATTTAAATTATGGTGA
- a CDS encoding Ferredoxin-type protein NapF: MLKKIRVGVSLVFFVLITLFFLDFAGWXPAHFHALAEIQFIPALLALNFGILIFLVLMTLIFGRIYCSSICPMGVYQDIVAWFSKRLNKRKKYTFSKAKTVLRWTTLGITFIAFMFGFTFLLGLLDPYGAYGRITTHLFRPAYLLGNNLLAKIFTSFGNNTFYQVGIYSLGLFSTIIALLTLIGIGILAWKNGRTYCNTICPVGTILGFLNKFALIKVQFNDNCTECNICVKNCKASCIDCKERTIDYSRCVNCFNCMEGCKFSAMKYTFAYRKKSENNSKEVDLSKRRFLSAVAITSVAASKIIAQKVPLLKKRPIEKQLPIAPPGAKSVEKLQEKCISCHLCVSKCPSHVLKPAFNEYGLEGIMQPRVYFDKGFCNYDCTICTDVCPTGALTKLTREQKHRNQMGQVRYVRENCIVYTDETQCGACSEHCPTQAVFMVPYKDDLTIPNTNTDICVGCGGCEYVCPAKPYKAIYVEGLKVHNTLKFKKEEKKEIKVDDFGF, from the coding sequence ATGTTGAAAAAGATAAGAGTTGGTGTTTCGTTGGTGTTTTTTGTTCTTATCACCCTGTTTTTCCTTGATTTTGCGGGTTGGTTNCCTGCTCATTTTCACGCTTTAGCTGAAATTCAGTTTATTCCCGCACTTCTTGCCCTCAACTTTGGGATCTTAATTTTTTTAGTTTTAATGACTCTTATTTTCGGACGGATTTATTGCTCATCGATTTGTCCTATGGGAGTTTATCAGGATATTGTTGCTTGGTTTTCAAAAAGATTAAATAAACGGAAAAAATATACTTTCAGCAAAGCAAAAACAGTACTTCGCTGGACAACACTGGGCATAACTTTTATTGCTTTTATGTTTGGATTTACTTTTCTGCTCGGTTTGCTTGATCCTTATGGCGCTTACGGACGTATAACAACACATCTTTTTCGTCCGGCATATCTTTTAGGGAATAATTTATTGGCAAAAATTTTCACTTCTTTCGGTAACAATACTTTTTATCAGGTAGGAATTTATAGTTTAGGTCTGTTTTCAACCATAATCGCTTTGCTCACATTGATTGGAATAGGAATTTTGGCTTGGAAAAACGGAAGAACTTACTGTAACACAATCTGTCCCGTTGGAACCATTTTGGGGTTCTTGAATAAATTTGCTCTGATCAAAGTTCAATTTAATGATAATTGTACCGAATGTAATATCTGTGTAAAAAACTGTAAGGCATCATGCATTGATTGTAAAGAAAGAACAATAGATTACAGCCGTTGTGTAAATTGTTTCAACTGTATGGAAGGTTGTAAATTTTCCGCAATGAAATATACTTTTGCTTACAGGAAAAAGTCTGAAAATAATTCAAAAGAAGTTGATTTGTCCAAAAGACGTTTTCTCTCCGCCGTTGCAATTACAAGCGTTGCCGCATCAAAAATAATTGCTCAAAAAGTTCCATTACTGAAAAAACGCCCGATAGAAAAACAACTTCCCATCGCTCCTCCGGGTGCAAAATCGGTAGAAAAATTACAGGAGAAGTGTATTTCGTGTCATTTGTGTGTAAGTAAATGTCCTTCACACGTATTAAAACCGGCATTTAATGAATATGGTTTGGAAGGAATAATGCAGCCGAGAGTGTATTTCGACAAAGGATTTTGCAATTACGATTGTACGATTTGTACTGATGTTTGTCCTACGGGAGCGCTTACAAAACTTACAAGGGAACAAAAACATCGTAATCAAATGGGGCAAGTAAGGTATGTCAGGGAAAATTGCATTGTATATACTGATGAAACGCAATGCGGAGCTTGCTCGGAACATTGCCCGACACAAGCCGTTTTTATGGTTCCGTACAAAGACGATTTAACTATTCCCAACACGAATACGGATATTTGTGTGGGTTGCGGCGGTTGCGAATATGTTTGTCCTGCAAAACCTTATAAAGCTATTTATGTGGAAGGATTAAAAGTTCACAACACTTTAAAATTCAAAAAGGAAGAAAAAAAGGAAATAAAGGTAGATGATTTTGGTTTTTGA
- a CDS encoding Tat (Twin-arginine translocation) pathway signal sequence: MDRRXFLXAIAXTGXXXAIKDXXAMTTMVQNFEPKVSPASSGTYDLVAVLGGEPEAMFRKAITELGGMGKFIKKGDKVVVKPNXGWDKTPEMAANTNPKLIXEIIRQCFKAGAKEVTVFDXTCDXWTRCYANSGIEAAAKSAGAKVVPAHLGTYYKDVSLPKGVKLKSTXVXESIVNCDKWINVPVLKNHGGAQMSISMKNYMGIVWDRGFFHKNDLQQCIADVCTYEKRPVLNVVDAYRXMKTSGPRGRSEADVVLSKGLFISQDIVAADTAATNFFNQVREMPLERVSYLSKAQDLKVGSMNLDKMKIKKIKI, from the coding sequence ATGGATAGACGAANTTTTCTNANAGCCATTGCANTTACAGGANCNGNNNTGGCTATAAAAGATNCNNNAGCNATGACNACGATGGTGCAAAATTTTGAGCCGAAAGTGTCACCAGCTTCTTCCGGAACATACGATTTGGTAGCGGTTTTGGGAGGAGAACCTGAAGCTATGTTTCGTAAAGCGATAACAGAATTGGGTGGAATGGGTAAATTTATTAAAAAAGGAGATAAAGTGGTTGTGAAACCCAATATNGGTTGGGATAAAACNCCNGAAATGGCAGCAAATACAAATCCNAAATTAATAGNNGAAATTATACGNCAGTGTTTCAAAGCNGGAGCAAAAGAGGTNACGGTTTTTGACCANACGTGTGACGANTGGACAAGATGTTACGCCAACAGCGGAATTGAAGCGGCNGCTAAATCAGCCGGAGCAAAAGTNGTTCCCGCACATTTAGGCACATATTATAAAGATGTTTCNCTNCCNAAAGGCGTGAAATTGAAATCGACCAANGTNCANGAATCTATTGTAAATTGCGATAAATGGATTAATGTTCCGGTGCTTAAAAATCACGGAGGGGCACAAATGAGTATTTCTATGAAAAATTATATGGGAATAGTTTGGGATAGAGGATTTTTTCATAAAAACGACTTGCAACAATGTATAGCGGATGTTTGTACGTACGAAAAACGTCCGGTTTTGAATGTGGTNGATGCTTATCGATTNATGAAAACNAGCGGTCCNAGAGGAAGATCGGAAGCGGATGTGGTATTGTCAAAAGGATTATTTATTTCACAAGATATTGTAGCTGCAGATACAGCTGCTACAAATTTCTTTAATCAGGTGCGTGAAATGCCTTTGGAAAGAGTTTCTTATTTATCTAAAGCGCAGGATTTGAAAGTCGGTTCGATGAATTTGGACAAAATGAAAATAAAAAAAATAAAAATATAA
- a CDS encoding conserved hypothetical protein (Evidence 4 : Unknown function but conserved in other organisms), which yields MLQSKTLDEVMKRFREIEFEETFDIXVAVANGGIIPAGILNQRFKTDIKLLKINLRDDNQQPKYDSPRLLSPVNFEYENKTILLVDDRIKTGATXKFAINXLXGAKQIXTFAVNGNADYALYNENCXKFPWIL from the coding sequence ATGTTACAATCAAAAACGTTGGATGAAGTAATGAAACGTTTTCGTGAAATTGAATTTGAGGAAACGTTTGATATAATNGTGGCTGTTGCAAACGGAGGAATTATTCCGGCAGGTATTCTCAATCAACGTTTTAAAACGGATATTAAACTCCTTAAAATAAATTTGCGGGATGATAATCAACAACCCAAATATGATTCGCCCCGGTTACTTTCTCCTGTAAACTTCGAGTATGAAAATAAAACTATTCTGCTAGTAGACGACAGAATAAAAACAGGAGCAACNNTAAAATTTGCCATAAACNTNCTTNNAGGNGCAAAGCAAATAAANACTTTTGCTGTAAACGGAAATGCCGATTACGCACTTTATAATGAAAACTGTTTNAAATTTCCTTGGATTTTATAA